The genomic DNA GAGATCGGTGCGAACACGATCCTTGAACTGATGGCCGCGGTCGACAGTTACATCCCGACGCCTGAGCGTGCGATCGACCGTCCTTTCCTGATGCCGATTGAGGACGTGTTCTCGATTTCGGGCCGCGGCACGGTTGTGACGGGCCGTGTTGAGCGTGGCGTGGTCACGACGGGCGACGAGGTTGAGATCGTGGGCATCAAGGACACGACGAAGACGGTGTGCACGGGCGTCGAGATGTTCCGCAAGCTGCTTGACCGTGGTGAGGCGGGCGACAACATTGGTGCTCTGCTTCGTGGCACGAAGCGTGAGGAGGTCGAGCGCGGCCAGGTTCTGGCGCAGCCTGCCACGATCACGCCGCACACGAAGTTCAAGGCCGAGACGTATGTCCTGACGAAGGACGAGGGTGGTCGTCACACGCCGTTCTTCACGAACTATCGTCCGCAGTTCTACTTCCGTACGACGGATGTGACGGGCCACGTGCTGCTGCCGGACGGCGTCGAGATGGTGATGCCGGGCGACAACATCACGATGAACGTCGAACTGATCGCGCCGATCGCGATGGACGAGGGCCTGCGCTTTGCCATCCGCGAAGGCGGACGCACCGTCGGTGCCGGCGTCGTCGCACAAATCATCGAGTAAGACCGCAGGCAGGCGGGAAAACAGGAGAAGCACCATGGCGGGTCAAAACATCCGCATTCGGCTGAAGGCCTTCGACCACCGGTTGCTCGACCAGTCGACGAATGAAATTGTTGGCACGGCCAAGCGGACCGGTGCCCAGGTGCGGGGACCGATCCCGTTGCCGACGCGTATCGAGAAATTCACGGTTCTGCGAGGACCCCACATCGACAAGGAGTCCCGCGAGCAGTTCGAGATGCGCACCCACAAGCGTCTGATCGACATCGTCGAGCCGACCCCGCAGACCGTCGACGCTCTCATGAAGCTCGACCTTGCGGCTGGTGTCGACGTTGAGATCAAGCTCTGAGGAACGATTGATGCGTACCGGTATAATCGCCAGAAAAATTGGCATGAGCCGCGTTTTCACGGGCGACGGTGGCCATGTCCCCGTGACCGTTCTGCAGGCGCAGGATAACCGGGTTGTCGGCCAACGCACTCAGGAGCGCGACGGCTACGTCGCCGTTCAGATCGGCGCACAGCCCGCCAAGGTGAAACACTTGAACAGCGCCGAGCGCGGTCAGTTCTCCAAGGCCGGTGTTGAGCCCGTCCGCAAGGTTGTCGAGTTCCGCGTCAGCAACGATGCAGTGCTGCCTGTCGGCGCGCAGATCTCGGTCGAGCACTTTGTTGCCGGCCAGATGGTTGATGTCACCGGCACGTCGAAGGGCCGCGGTTTCGCGGGTTCGATGAAGCGGCACAACTTCGGCGGTATGCGCGCCAGCCATGGTGTCTCGGTGTCGCATCGTGCCCATGGTTCAACCGGCAACAGCCAGGATCCGGGCAAGGTGTGGAAGGGCAAGAAGATGGCTGGCCACATGGGCGACAAGCGCGTCACGACCCAGAACCTTGAGGTTGTCGGGACCGATATCGAACACGGCCTGATCATGATCAAGGGCAGCATCCCCGGCGCCAGGGAAGGCTGGGTGATAGTGTCGGACGCTGTGAAGGTCGATGCGCCGGGTGATCTGCCGTTTCCAGCGGCTCTGATCGAGGACGCGCAGCCGGAGGTGGCCGAAGAGGCCGCGCCCGAAGGTGGCGAGAACGCAGGAGAAGACAAGTAATCATGAAGGCTGACGTTCTCACCTTGGACAACAGGAAGTCCGGCTCGGTCGAGCTGAGCGACGACGTGTTCGGCCTGCCGGCCCGCCCGGACATTCTGGCCCGTGTCATCAACTGGCAGCTCGCCAAGCGCCGGGCCGGAACCCATTCGACCAGGTCGACCAGCGACGTTGTCGGCACGACCCACCGTGTCGGTCGCCAGAAGGGCGGCGGCACGGCGCGCCACGGCAGCCGGAAGACTAACGTGTTCCGCGGTGGTGCCGTGGCACATGGTCCGGTCCAGCGCAGCCACGCCTTCAAGCTGCCCAAGCGCATCCGTTCGCTGGGCCTGAAGACGGCGCTCTCGGTCAAGCAGGCCGACGGCAAGCTGGTCGTGCTGGAGAATGCCGAACTTGAAGGGCCGAAGACGAAGGATCTCGTCGCCCGGCTTTCAGCCATGGGCATCGCCAATGCATTGATCGTCGACGGCGCTGCCGTCAACGAGAACTTCGCCCGGGCGGCCTCGAACATTCCCGGCATCGACGTGCTGTCGAGCATGGGCGCGAACGTCTACGACATTGTGCGCCGCGACACGCTGGTGCTGACCAGGGACGCCGTCACGGTGCTTGAGGAGAGGCTCAAATGAGTCTGGCAAAGAACTACGACATCATCCGCAGCCCTGTGATCACTGAGAAGTCGACCCAGGGGGCGGTGTACAACCAGGTGACGTTCCGCGTCGACCGCCGCGCCACGAAGCCCGAAATCAAGAAGGCCGTTGAGGAGCTCTTCAAGGTCGAGGTCACGGCGGTGAACACGCTGAACCAGCAGGGCAAGACCAAACGTTTCCGTGGCCGCATGGGCCGCCGCAGCGCGGTGAAGAAAGCGATCGTGACCCTGGCCGAAGGCCACGTGATCGATGTCACGACGGGAGTCTGAAGTCATGGCGCTGAAACCCCATAAGCCGGTCACGCCGGGCCAGCGCAATCTGGTCCAGGTCGACCGCTCGCACCTGCACAAGGGCGGGCCGGTCAAGGAGTTGACCGAAGGCCTGAACAAGAAGGGCGGCCACAATGTGCATGGCCGCATCACGATGCGTCATCGTGGTGGCGGTCATAAGCGCCGTTACCGCTTGGTCGATTTCAAGCGCCGCAAGTTCGATGTCGTCGGCATAGTCGAGCGCCTCGAGTACGATCCCAATCGCTCGGCCTATATCGCGCTGATCAACTACGACGATGGCGAGCAGGCCTACATCCTGGCCCCGCACCGCCTCCAGCCCGGCGACAAGATCGTTTCCGGCGAGCGGACCGACATTCGCCCCGGCAACGCCATGCCGCTGCAGAACATCCCGGTGGGCACGATCGTCCACAACATTGAGATGAAGGCCAGGGGCGGCGGCAAGATCGCACGTTCGGCCGGCAACCACGCCCAGCTGATCGGCAAGGACCAGGGTTACGCTCAGCTCCGCCTGAGCTCGGGCGAGATGCGCATGGTGCGTGGCGAATGCATGGCCACGATCGGCGCGGTCTCGAACCCCGATCATCAGAACCGCAAGCTCGGCAAGGCCGGCCGCAAGCGTTGGATGGGCAGACGCCCGTCGGTGCGCGGCGTGGTCATGAACCCGGTCGATCACCCGCACGGCGGCGGCGAGGGTCGCACCAGCGGTGGCCGTCATCCGGTGACCCCGTGGGGCAAGCCGACCAAGGGTGCGCGTACACGAAGCAAGAAGGCGAGTGACAAGCTGATCATCGCGCGTCGCCACCGCAAGAAGCGCTAGGAGGACCAGAGGTGTCTCGTTCTGTCTGGAAAGGTCCGTTTGTGGACGGCTATCTGCTCAAGAAGGCCGATGCCGTGCGCGAATCCGGGCGCAAGGAAGTGATCAAGACCTGGTCGCGCCGCTCGACGATCATGCCCCAGTTCGTGGGCCTGACCTTCGGCGTCTACAACGGCCAGAAGCACGTGCCCGTGCTCGTGACCGAGAACATGGTGGGCCACAAGTTTGGCGAGTTCTCGCCAACCCGGAACTACTACGGTCACGCCGCCGACAGGAAGTCGAGGAGGGGCTGAGGTCATGGGCAAGAAAAACTTGGAGCGTCAGCTCCCCGACAACGAGGTCCGCGCGATGGCGCGTTCGCTGCGCACCAGTTCGCGCAAGCTTAACCTCGTTGCCGAGCAGATCCGCGGCAAGCCGGTCGCCAGGGCCTTGGCCGAGCTCACCTTCTCAAAGCGCCGCATCGCGGTCGACGTCAAGAAGGTGCTGCAGTCGGCGATTGCCAACGCGGAGAACAATCACGGCCTCGACGTCGACCGCTTGGTGGTGGCGCGTGCGTCAGTCGGCCAGAGCATCAAGATGCGCCGTTTTCGCCCCGCGGGCCGTGGTCGCCTCCACCCTTATCGCAGGGAATTCAGCAACATCGAGATCATTGTTCGTGAAGTTGCGGAGAGCGAGTACTGATGGGACACAAGGTTAACCCGATCGGGCTTCGGCTCGGCATCAACCGCACCTGGGACTCGCGCTGGTACGCCGATGGCCTCGACTATGCGCGGATGCTGCATGAGGATCTCGCGATTCGCGAGTATGTGCGTAGCCAGCTCGGTCAGGCCGGCATCAGCAAGGTTGTCGTGGAGCGCCAGGCCGCGAAGGTCCGGGTCTCGATTCACACGGCGCGCCCCGGCGTGGTGATCGGCAAGCGCGGCGCCGACATCGAGAAGCTCAAGCAGGGCCTCCAGAAGATGACGGAGTCCGAGGTGACGGTGAACATCGTCGAAATCCGCAAGCCCGAGGTCGACGCCTACCTCGTCGCTGAGAACATTGCCCAGCAGCTCGAGCGCCGGATTTCCTTCCGTCGCGCCATGAAACGTGCCGTGCAGTCGGCCATGCGCCTGGGCGCCGAAGGCATCCGCATCAACGTCGGCGGTCGCCTCGGCGGCGCCGAGATCGCGCGTGTCGAGTGGTACCGCGAGGGTCGCGTCCCGCTTCATACCCTGCGCGCCGACATCGACTTCGGTCGGGTCACCGCGAATACCGCTTACGGCTCTTTGGGCATCAAGACCTGGATCTTCAAGGGCGAGATCTTCGCCTACGACCCGCTGGCGCACGAGAAGCGTGAGACCGGGGCGCAGGGCGGCCAGGCCCGCAACTGAGATCAAGGAAACTGAGAGATGCTGTCACCGAAACGCACAAGGTTCCGCAAGGCGCACAAGGGCCGTATCCACGGCAACGCAAAGGGTTACACCACGCTGAACTTCGGCTCCTACGGCATGAAGTCGCAGATGGCCGGTCGTATCACCGCGCGCCAGATTGAGGCCGCGCGTCGTGCGATCACGCGTTACATGAAGCGCGCCGGTCGCGTGTGGGTCACGGTCTTCCCGGACGTTCCGGTTTCGACCAAACCCGCCGAGGTTCGCATGGGTAAGGGCAAGGGCTCGCCCGAGTACTGGATGTGCCGGGTCAAGCCGGGTCGCGTGATGTTCGAGCTTGACGGTGTCGACGAGGAGATCGCTCGCGAGGCCATCCGTCTGGGTGCTGCCAAGTTGCCGATCCCTGTCAAGTTCATTCAGCGGTTGCACTGAGGGAGACCGTCATGAAGGCTGCCGACGTACGCGCCATGAGCGCCGACCAGATGAGCGACGAGGTTCTGACGCTCAAGAAGGAGCTGTTCAACCTGCGTTTCCAGCAGGCGAGCGGTCAGTTGGAAAACACTGCGCGTATGCGGCAGGTCCGCCGTGACATCGCGCGCATCAAGACCATCCAGTCCAAGGCCAACAAGGCCCCAGTCGGTTCATAAGGGAAGAGAGAGATGCCGCGTCGCGTGATGCAGGGTATGGTGACCAGCAAGTCCGGTGACAAGACCGTTGTGGTCAACGTCGAACGGCTGATGAAGCACCCGATCTACAAGAAGACGATCCGCCGCTCGAAGCGCTACCACGCCCACGACGAGGGAAACGAGGTGGCCGTCGGCCAGACCGTGCGGATCCAGGAATGTGCCCCAATCTCCAAGCGCAAGCGTTGGATGGTCGTCGGGGACGAGGCCTGAGAGGACATGATAGATGATTCAGCAGGAAACCAACCTGGACGTCGCTGACAACTCTGGCGCCCGCCGTGTCCAGTGTATTAAGGTTCTGGGTGGCTCCAAGCGCAAGACGGCGACTGTGGGCGACATCATCGTCGTGGCGGTCAAGGAGGCGCAGCCCGGTCAGCGCGTGAAGAAGGGCGAAGTGGCCCGTGCTGTGATCGTGCGTACGGCCAAGGAAATCCGCCGCCCCGATGGCAGCGCGCTGCGTTTTGACCGCAATGCCGCGGTCATCATCAACCGTCAGAACGAGCCGGTCGGCACCCGTATCTTCGGCCCGGTCACGCGTGAACTGCGCAGCCGGAACTTCATGAAGATCATCTCGCTGGCTCCGGAGGTGCTCTGAGATGGCGGCCAAGATCAGAAAGGGCGACCGGGTGATCGTTCTGGCCGGCCGTGACCGCGGCCGTGAGGGCGAGGTGCTCAAGGTGCTGACCGGTGAAAACCGGGCGATCGTGAACGGCGTCAACATGGCGCGCCGCCACCTGAAGCCCTCTCAGACGACGCCGGGCGGGATTGAGGACAAGGAACTGCCGATCCAGCTCTCCAACCTGGCACTCGTCGATCCCAAGGATGGCAAGCCGACCCGTGTCGGTTTCCAGACGCTGGATGACGGCCGCAAGGTTCGCGTGGCCCGTCGTTCCGGCGAAATGATCGACTCCTGACCGGAACGCACATGATGGCTACCGCAAGACTCCGGGAACATTATACTGAAACCGTCAGGCCCGCCCTGATGGAGCAGTTCGGCTACACAAACATCCACGCTGTGCCGAAGCTCGAGAAGATCGTGCTGAACATGGGCGTGAGTGAGGGCATCGCCGACTCCAGGCAGGTCGACAACGCGACCAACGAACTGACGCTGATTGCCGGCCAGAAAGCCGTCCCGACGCGCGCCAAGAAGTCGATTGCAAACTTCAAGCTGCGCGAGGGCATGGCCGTGGGTACGAAGGTCACGCTGCGTGGCACACAGATGTACGAATTCCTTGATCGTCTCGTGAACATCGCGCTGCCCCGCGTCCGTGACTTCCGCGGCATTAGCGGCAAGAGCTTCGACGGCCGTGGCAACTACGCCATGGGCTTGAAGGAACAGATCGTTTTCCCCGAGATCGACTACGACCAGGTCAGCGCGATCCGGGGACTTGATATCGTCATTTGCACGACGGCCAAGACCAACGAGGAAGCCTATGCGCTGCTCGATGGTTTCCAGATGCCGTTCGTGAAGAACTGACCCCAAGCGGTTCGAAGGGAAACGACATGGCCAAGAAGAGCGCCATTGAGAAGAACAATCGTCGCAAGCGTCTGGTGGCGAAGTACGCCGCTAAGCGTGCCGAGCTTCTTGCGATCGCGAACAACCGCGAACTGCCGATTGAGGAGCGCTTCCAGGCGCGTCTCGAGCTCGCCAAGATGCCGCGCAACTCGGCGAGGGTGCGCGTCCGCAACCGCTGCGGCGTCACCGGACGTCCGCGTGGCTATCACCGTAAATTTAACATGTCCCGCGTCTTGTTGCGCCAACTGGCCTCCGACGGGTTCATCCCCGGTGTGACCAAGTCGAGCTGGTAAGGGGAGGGCGCCAATGGCAATGACAGATCCCTTGGGCGATATGCTCGCCCGTATCAGGAACGGACACATGCGCCGCAAGTCGCAGGTGAACTGCCCGGCTTCGAAGCTGAAGGAGAACGTCCTTTCGGTGCTGAAGCGCGAGGGTTTCATCCGCGACTACCGCCGCGATGCCGTCGACACGCCCAAGCCTGAACTTGTGATCGAGCTCAAGTACTACGAGGGCGTTCCGGTCATTCGCGAAATCGGCCGTGTCAGCAAGCCAGGCCGCCGCGTCTATTCGGGCGTGAGCGACATGCCGCGCGTCTATGGCGGTCTCGGCGTCACCATCGTTTCGACGCCCAAGGGCGTCATGACCGATCACGAGGCCCGCGCTGCCAACGTCGGCGGCGAGGTCCTGTGCAAGGTGTTCTGAGGAACGCCGGAAGACTGGGGAACGAACCATGTCACGCGTAGGCAAGAATGCCGTAGACATACCATCGGGCGTCGAGGTCTCGATCAACGACGACGTCGTTGAGGTCAAGGGTAAGAACGGCACGTTGAGTCAGCACATCCTGCCCCACCACGTCACCGTGATGATGGAGGAGCGGCAGGTCGTGGTGACGCCCAACGATAACACCAAGCGGGCTCGGGCTCTGTGGGGCACGACGCGCGCCAACATCCAGACCATGGTCACCGGTGTGACCGAGGGCTTCAAGCGCGAGCTCGAGATTCAGGGCGTCGGCTATCGTGCCCAGATGCAGGGCAAGACGCTGAAGCTGCAGCTTGGCTACAGCCACGACGTCGAGTTCCCGGTGCCTGACGGCATCACCATCGAATGCCCCAACCAGACCGAGATCGTGGTGTCGGGCGTTGACAAGCAGCGGGTCAGCCAGGTCGCTTCGAACATCCGCGGCTGGCGTCCGCCTGAGCCCTATAAGGGCAAGGGCATCCGCTACAAGGACGAGTACGTCCTGCGTAAGGAAGGCAAGAAGAAGTAAGCCGCCATGAAGAACGCAAGAGATCTTCACGCCCGCCGCTCCGGGCGTATCCGCCGCAAGGTCAAGGCGGGTCAGAACGGAAAGCCCCGGCTTTCGGTGTTCCGCTCGGGCAAGCACATCTATGCCCAGGTGATTGACGATGGCGCAGGCCACACGATGGCGCAGGCCTCATCGCTCGACAGTGGCGTGCGCGGTGATTCGCCCACGGGTGCGAACATTGATGCGGCTGCGAAGGTCGGTAAGGCGATCGCCGAAAAGGCGACGGCCGCCGGCGTCACCGAGGTTGTCTTTGATCGCGGCGGTTGCCGCTATCACGGCCGAGTCAAGGCCTTGGCCGATGCCGCCCGCGAGGGCGGCCTTAAGTTCTGAGCCGCGCAGGCCAGGGAAAAGGAAGCACAACGATGGTTATGGCAGGACGTGAGCAGCGTGGCGGCGGTCGCAACGACCGTGGCGGCAACCGGAACGAGCGCGGCGGAGGCCGCGGTCGCGGCGGCGATCGCGATGAGGGCAACGAGTTTCTCGAGAAGCTCGTCAGCATCAACCGCGTCGCCAAGGTGGTGAAGGGCGGTCGTCGCTTCGGTTTTGCTGCGCTCGTCGTTGTCGGTGACCAGAAGGGCCGCGTCGGTCACGGCGCCGGCAAGGCGCGCGAGGTGCCCGAGGCGATCCGCAAGGCGACTGAGCAGGCCAGGCACAACATGATCCGCGTTCCTCTGCGTGAGGGGCGCACGTTGCACCACGACGTGAAGGGCCGCTACGGTGCGGGCCGCGTTGTTCTGCGCACCGCGCCTCCGGGTACCGGCGTGATCGCCGGCGGCCCGATGCGCGCCGTGTTCGAGGCGCTCGGTGCTCAGGACGTGGTCTGCAAGTCGACCGGCAGCGCCAACCCCCACAACATGGTCAAGGCGACGTTTGATGCCCTGACCCAGACGATGTCGCCGCGTGCGGTGGCCGCCAAGCGCAACAAGAAGGTTGCGGAGGTTCTGGGCAAGGCCGGTGGCGTCGAGTTTGTCACGGAGAACTGATCGCCATGGCAGGTAAGAAGGACGTCGGCAAGCGTCTGCGCGTGACGCAGATCGGCAGCCCCATCGGCCGCCCGGCCGATCAGCGTCGGACGCTGATCGGTCTCGGCCTCAACAGGATGCACCGCACCCGTGAGCTGGAAGACACGCTCGCGGTGCGTGGCATGATCAACAAGGTGCGCCACCTGGTGCACTGGGAAGAAGTCTGACGCACTCCAGACGGGCACGGGAAGCTGTAGTCATGAAACTCAACGATATTCGCGACAATAAGGGTTCGACCCACGCCAGGAAGCGGCGCGGCCGCGGCATCGGTTCGGGCTTGGGCAAGACCGGCGGACGCGGCCACAAGGGCCAGACGTCGCGCTCCGGTGTGGCCGTGGCCAACTTCGAAGGCGGCCAGATGCCGATCTACCGCCGTCTGCCGATGCGCGGGTTCCGGAATCCGAATCGGCGTGACTATGTCGGCGTCAACGTCGAGCGCATCCAGCAGGCGATCGATGCAGGCAAGCTCGATGCCTCCGTGCCGATCGATACCGCCGCACTGAAGGCCGCCGGTGTGATCAAGCGCGCGCGTGACGGTGTGCGTCTGCTTGGCCGTGGCGAGCTGACCGCCAGGATCGACATCACGGTTGCCGGCGCCACGAAGACGGCGACCGCGACGATCGAGAAGGTCGGCGGCAGCGTCACGATCACCGTCGCCAAGGCCAAAAAGGCCGAAGCGGACGCCGAGTAAGGACGTCAAGGCAGCGCTAGATGGCATACCAAGCCGAACAACTCGCCAGCCAGCTCAATCTCGGAGCATTCGGCAAGGCGACCGAACTCAAGAAGCGTCTGTGGTTCACTCTGGGTGCTTTGATTATCTATCGACTTGGCACCTTCATTCCGACTCCGGGCATCGATTCCCAGATCCTGAGCGATATCTTCGACCAACAGGCCGGCGGCATCATCGACATGTTCAACGTGTTCGCCGGCGGTGCGCTGGAACGCATGTCGATCTTTGCGCTCAACGTCATGCCCTACATCTCGGCCTCGATCATCATGCAGCTGATGACGGCAGTCTCGCCCCAGCTTGAGCAGCTGAAGAAAGAGGGCGAGTCGGGCCGCAAGAAGATGAATCAGTACACCCGCTATCTTACGGTGTTGCTTTGCATCGTGCAGGGCTACGGCATCGCAGTGGGGCTCGAGCAGGGACTGGTGACAAGCGCTGGCGTCTCGGCCGTGATCGACCCGGGCATGCTGTTCCGCTTCACGACCGTCGTGTCATTGCTGGGCGGAACCATGTTCCTGCTTTGGCTTGGCGAACAGATCACCCATCGTGGTGTCGGCAACGGTGTTTCGCTGATCATCTTCGCGGGCATCGTGGCGAGTTTCCCGGGTTCCGTCGCCCAGCTGCTCGAGGCCGGTCGCGTTGGCACGCTGTCGGCGTTTGCCATCATGGCGATCCTGATCGGCGGTGCGCTGCTGATCTACTGGATCGTCTGGATGGAGCGCGCCCAGCGCCGCATCGTTGTCCAGTATCCGAAGCGCCAGGTCGGCAACCGCATGTTCGGTGGCGAAAGCTCGCACCTGCCGCTCAAGCTCAACACGGCCGGTGTCATCCCGGCGATCTTCGCAAGCTCGATCCTGCTGATGCCGGCGACCCTGGCCAGCTTCTCGGCCGCTGGAAGCGGGGCCGACTGGCTGACCGAGCTCACGCGCCTGTTGGGCCGCGGCGAGCCGCTCTATCTCACCATTTTCGGCGCCTCGATCGTGTTCTTCTGCTTCTTTTACACGGCCGTCGTGTTCAATCCGGCCGACACCGCCGACAATCTGCGCAAGAACGGCGGTTTCGTGCCCGGCATCCGTCCCGGCAAGAACACAGCGGAGTACCTCGACTACGTCCTCACGCGCTTGACCACCGTGGGTGCGATCTATCTGACGATCGTCTGCGTGATCCCTGAGTACATCATCGGGGTCAATCAGCTTCCGATCCTGATGGGCGGAACCGCGCTGCTGATTTGCGTGACCGTCACCATGGATACGGTGTCGCAGATTCAGTCGCATCTGCTGGCCCATCAGTACGAAGGCCTGATCAAGAAAGCCAAGCTCAAGGGTAGCAGGGGAAGGCCCCGGCGATGAAACTGATTCTTCTCGGTCCGCCCGGTGCGGGCAAGGGAACCCAGGCGCGTCGTCTGATGGATACGCACGGTATCCCGCAGCTTTCGACCGGTGACATGCTGCGCGCTGCTGTTGCGGCGGGCACGGAGCTCGGCAAACAGGCCAAGGAGGTCATGGATCGTGGTGATCTGGTCTCCGACGAGATCATCGTGGGCATGATCGCCGAGCGGATTGACCGGCCCGATTGTGCTAACGGCTTCATTTTGGACGGTTTTCCCCGTTCGGAAGCCCAGGCCGTGGCGCTCGACACCATGCTGCAGGAGCGTGGCCTGCCGCTGGACCATGTGATTGAGATGAAGATGGTCGACGATGTGCTCGTTGAGCGCATCACGGGCCGCTACACCTGTGCCAACTGTGGCGCGGGTTACCATGACCGGCTCCAGGTGCCTAGGGTTGAGGGCGTCTGCGACAGGTGCGGTGGCACGGAGTTCAAGCGCCGTGCCGACGACAACGAAGAGACGGTGCGTTTGCGTCTGGGTGTCTACCTCGACCAAACCGCGCCGCTTCTCCCATATTATCGCGCCAAAGGTGTGCTTCGTGAGGTCGATGGCATGGCCGACATCGACGACGTGACGGCCCAGCTGAGCGCCGTTCTCAACGGTGGAAATTAAGGGTTTTCGATGATTGACTCAACACATCTCTAACCCTACAATCTGTCATCAATCTTCCAAACCTGAGCGGTTTTGTCGGCTCATTGTCATTGACTAAGGAGCGAAAGCCTTGGCGCGCATCGCTGGTGTGAATATCCCGACCTCGAAGAGGGTCGAAATTGCGCTGACCTACATTCATGGTATCGGGCGCACGAAGGCTGAGGAAATTTGTGCGAACGCGCAGATTCCGCAGGAGCGCCGTGTGAACGAGCTCACCGATGCCGAGGTCGCGCAGATCCGTGAAATCATTGATATGGGCTACACGGTCGAAGGTGACCTGCGCCGCGAGGTGGCGATGAACATAAAGCGGCTGATGGA from Rhodospirillales bacterium includes the following:
- a CDS encoding 50S ribosomal protein L15; translated protein: MKLNDIRDNKGSTHARKRRGRGIGSGLGKTGGRGHKGQTSRSGVAVANFEGGQMPIYRRLPMRGFRNPNRRDYVGVNVERIQQAIDAGKLDASVPIDTAALKAAGVIKRARDGVRLLGRGELTARIDITVAGATKTATATIEKVGGSVTITVAKAKKAEADAE
- a CDS encoding adenylate kinase, which encodes MKLILLGPPGAGKGTQARRLMDTHGIPQLSTGDMLRAAVAAGTELGKQAKEVMDRGDLVSDEIIVGMIAERIDRPDCANGFILDGFPRSEAQAVALDTMLQERGLPLDHVIEMKMVDDVLVERITGRYTCANCGAGYHDRLQVPRVEGVCDRCGGTEFKRRADDNEETVRLRLGVYLDQTAPLLPYYRAKGVLREVDGMADIDDVTAQLSAVLNGGN
- the rpsM gene encoding 30S ribosomal protein S13, giving the protein MARIAGVNIPTSKRVEIALTYIHGIGRTKAEEICANAQIPQERRVNELTDAEVAQIREIIDMGYTVEGDLRREVAMNIKRLMDLGCNRGIRHRKGLPVRGQNTHNNARTRKGKARPIAGKKK
- the rplR gene encoding 50S ribosomal protein L18 → MKNARDLHARRSGRIRRKVKAGQNGKPRLSVFRSGKHIYAQVIDDGAGHTMAQASSLDSGVRGDSPTGANIDAAAKVGKAIAEKATAAGVTEVVFDRGGCRYHGRVKALADAAREGGLKF
- the rplF gene encoding 50S ribosomal protein L6, whose translation is MSRVGKNAVDIPSGVEVSINDDVVEVKGKNGTLSQHILPHHVTVMMEERQVVVTPNDNTKRARALWGTTRANIQTMVTGVTEGFKRELEIQGVGYRAQMQGKTLKLQLGYSHDVEFPVPDGITIECPNQTEIVVSGVDKQRVSQVASNIRGWRPPEPYKGKGIRYKDEYVLRKEGKKK
- the rpmD gene encoding 50S ribosomal protein L30; translated protein: MAGKKDVGKRLRVTQIGSPIGRPADQRRTLIGLGLNRMHRTRELEDTLAVRGMINKVRHLVHWEEV
- the rpsE gene encoding 30S ribosomal protein S5 — protein: MAGREQRGGGRNDRGGNRNERGGGRGRGGDRDEGNEFLEKLVSINRVAKVVKGGRRFGFAALVVVGDQKGRVGHGAGKAREVPEAIRKATEQARHNMIRVPLREGRTLHHDVKGRYGAGRVVLRTAPPGTGVIAGGPMRAVFEALGAQDVVCKSTGSANPHNMVKATFDALTQTMSPRAVAAKRNKKVAEVLGKAGGVEFVTEN
- the rpsH gene encoding 30S ribosomal protein S8, whose protein sequence is MAMTDPLGDMLARIRNGHMRRKSQVNCPASKLKENVLSVLKREGFIRDYRRDAVDTPKPELVIELKYYEGVPVIREIGRVSKPGRRVYSGVSDMPRVYGGLGVTIVSTPKGVMTDHEARAANVGGEVLCKVF
- the secY gene encoding preprotein translocase subunit SecY; translated protein: MAYQAEQLASQLNLGAFGKATELKKRLWFTLGALIIYRLGTFIPTPGIDSQILSDIFDQQAGGIIDMFNVFAGGALERMSIFALNVMPYISASIIMQLMTAVSPQLEQLKKEGESGRKKMNQYTRYLTVLLCIVQGYGIAVGLEQGLVTSAGVSAVIDPGMLFRFTTVVSLLGGTMFLLWLGEQITHRGVGNGVSLIIFAGIVASFPGSVAQLLEAGRVGTLSAFAIMAILIGGALLIYWIVWMERAQRRIVVQYPKRQVGNRMFGGESSHLPLKLNTAGVIPAIFASSILLMPATLASFSAAGSGADWLTELTRLLGRGEPLYLTIFGASIVFFCFFYTAVVFNPADTADNLRKNGGFVPGIRPGKNTAEYLDYVLTRLTTVGAIYLTIVCVIPEYIIGVNQLPILMGGTALLICVTVTMDTVSQIQSHLLAHQYEGLIKKAKLKGSRGRPRR